The following proteins are co-located in the Triticum aestivum cultivar Chinese Spring chromosome 1A, IWGSC CS RefSeq v2.1, whole genome shotgun sequence genome:
- the LOC123154404 gene encoding uncharacterized protein, protein MAAEETLRRRHGHRALEQQRLSAPPPRAPTSSDPPPAAAATPSRCFPNRRSPVPSMDLTTAAGVQLNGLPAASHVHVADGNSSREPVMASLRCSGSSSASSSPLGSVLPQPPGAPTSAGSHRPLALRRIRVQALVPVFPASSAPVAASSSIPERDDQRCPLVDLVQRYRGQGPHRSSGPATTSPDLGLAHG, encoded by the exons ATGGCCGCCGAAGAAACTCTGCGCCGACGCCATGGACATCGTGCCCTTGAGCAGCAGCGCTTGAGCGCTCCTCCACCTCGTGCCCCCACCTCGTCAGATCCGCCACcggcagcagcagcaactccaTCTCGTTGTTTTCCGAACAGGAGGAGCCCCGTCCCCTCCATGGATTTGACCACCGCCGCCGGAGTTCAACTCAATGGCCTCCCCGCGGCCTCGCACGTCCACGTCGCCGACGGCAACAGCAGTAG GGAGCCCGTCATGGCGTCCTTGAGGTGTTCAGGCAGCAGTAGCGCCTCAAGCTCTCCGCTCGGATCCGTGCTTCCGCAGCCGCCTGGAGCTCCAACCTCCGCCGGATCTCACCGTCCCCTCGCCCTTCGACGGATCCGAGTCCAGGCGCTCGTCCCCGTCTTCCCGGCCTCCTCAGCGCCGGTTGCAGCATCGAGTAGCATCCCAGAACGAGACGACCAGCGCTGCCCCCTTGTTGACTTGGTCCAGCGCTACCGTGGACAAGGGCCACATCGATCGAGCGGCCCTGCTACTACCTCTCCAgatctgggcttggcccatgggtga